Proteins encoded by one window of Cyclobacteriaceae bacterium:
- a CDS encoding ArsC/Spx/MgsR family protein, which produces MQYHPNEMFLLYNPNSSDGKKTKAMALDICSHINEVDSLNEKLGPTYWKEVITKLGVEPQDLLDQSHPDYKTKVGTQTYTMTGWLDVIMHNPQLIKNPIAIFNGKAVVCHQPADILKLGTPKSASKVLPHLKRDD; this is translated from the coding sequence ATGCAATATCACCCAAACGAAATGTTTCTATTGTACAATCCGAATTCTTCGGATGGAAAGAAAACCAAGGCTATGGCGCTGGACATCTGCAGCCATATTAATGAAGTTGATTCGCTGAATGAGAAACTAGGCCCCACCTACTGGAAGGAAGTGATTACAAAATTAGGTGTTGAACCACAGGATTTGTTGGATCAGTCACACCCGGATTACAAAACCAAAGTGGGCACACAAACCTATACCATGACGGGATGGTTGGACGTGATCATGCACAATCCGCAACTCATCAAAAACCCGATAGCCATTTTTAATGGAAAAGCGGTGGTGTGTCATCAGCCGGCTGATATTCTGAAACTGGGCACTCCGAAAAGCGCCAGCAAAGTATTGCCACACCTGAAGCGAGACGATTAA
- a CDS encoding 3-hydroxybutyryl-CoA dehydrogenase: MKKIAVVGSGTMGNGIAHVFAQYGYAVNLVDISEDALKKALATIGKNLDRQVSKQLITEDAKNKALSNITTYTDLKTGVASADLIVEAATENVDLKLKIFNDLDAYSKPEAILASNTSSISITKIAAATKRPDKVIGMHFMNPVPVMKLVEVIRGYNTSDAVTQTIMNLSKMLEKVPVEVNDYPGFVANRILMPMINEAIYTLYEGVAGVTEIDTVMKLGMAHPMGPLQLADFIGLDVCLSILHVLHDGFGNPKYAPCPLLVNMVQAGHKGVKTGSGFYAYTPGSKELKVAERFQ; the protein is encoded by the coding sequence ATGAAAAAGATCGCTGTAGTTGGATCCGGTACGATGGGAAATGGTATAGCGCACGTTTTTGCACAATACGGTTATGCCGTAAACCTGGTGGATATTTCAGAAGACGCCCTTAAAAAAGCATTGGCTACCATTGGCAAAAACCTCGATAGACAAGTTTCCAAACAACTCATTACAGAAGATGCGAAGAATAAAGCATTGAGCAACATCACCACCTATACCGATTTGAAAACCGGTGTGGCTTCAGCCGATCTGATTGTAGAAGCAGCCACCGAAAATGTTGATCTGAAACTTAAAATATTCAACGATCTCGATGCATACAGCAAGCCAGAGGCCATCCTGGCTTCGAATACATCATCCATTTCCATTACCAAAATCGCGGCAGCCACCAAGCGACCGGACAAGGTAATTGGTATGCACTTTATGAACCCGGTACCGGTGATGAAACTGGTGGAAGTGATTCGTGGCTACAACACCAGCGATGCGGTAACGCAAACCATCATGAACCTTTCCAAAATGCTGGAGAAGGTTCCGGTTGAAGTAAACGATTACCCGGGTTTTGTGGCCAACCGGATTTTGATGCCCATGATCAATGAGGCTATCTACACCTTGTATGAAGGCGTTGCCGGTGTAACTGAAATTGACACCGTTATGAAGCTGGGAATGGCCCACCCTATGGGGCCGCTTCAACTAGCCGACTTTATCGGATTGGATGTTTGCCTCTCAATCCTGCACGTATTGCATGATGGCTTCGGCAATCCTAAATATGCACCTTGCCCATTACTGGTTAACATGGTACAGGCCGGGCACAAAGGAGTAAAAACTGGCAGCGGTTTCTATGCGTATACACCGGGAAGCAAAGAATTAAAAGTTGCTGAAAGATTTCAGTAA
- a CDS encoding response regulator — MHFQHLYALIVEDDDILQLIMQKALDGQGIRNKAVGNGVEALRALKSKEFDFIIMDINMPEQDGLDAVRWIRDERDDYFKKIPIFALTSYGTPEHTAEIIDAGMNEHMVKPFEMRKLLQYLMKYFGEQKQ; from the coding sequence ATGCACTTCCAACACCTCTACGCGTTGATTGTCGAGGATGATGATATCCTTCAGCTAATTATGCAAAAAGCGCTGGACGGACAAGGCATTCGAAATAAAGCAGTCGGCAATGGTGTAGAGGCGCTTCGCGCATTAAAATCAAAAGAGTTCGACTTTATTATCATGGATATTAACATGCCTGAACAAGATGGACTTGATGCGGTCCGTTGGATACGGGATGAACGGGATGACTACTTTAAGAAGATCCCCATATTTGCGCTAACCAGTTACGGAACTCCTGAACATACGGCCGAAATAATCGATGCCGGTATGAATGAGCACATGGTTAAGCCCTTTGAAATGCGAAAACTTTTGCAATACCTGATGAAGTACTTCGGGGAGCAAAAGCAATAA
- the mscL gene encoding large conductance mechanosensitive channel protein MscL, giving the protein MLQEFKKFAMRGNVIDLAIGVIIGGAFGKIVSSLIDDVITPLLLKPALDAAQLSELSQLTLWGTVKYGNFLSGVLNFVIIAFVLFLIVKGINATKKKEAAAAPPAPPADVQLLTEIRDLLKK; this is encoded by the coding sequence ATGTTACAAGAATTCAAAAAGTTTGCCATGCGGGGTAACGTAATCGACCTCGCCATTGGTGTGATCATTGGGGGTGCATTCGGTAAAATTGTGAGCTCCCTGATTGACGATGTAATTACCCCTTTGTTATTAAAGCCTGCGTTGGATGCCGCTCAATTGAGCGAACTGAGTCAGCTTACGCTATGGGGTACGGTAAAATATGGTAACTTCTTATCGGGTGTGCTTAATTTTGTGATCATTGCGTTTGTTTTGTTCCTGATTGTTAAAGGGATCAATGCAACCAAAAAGAAAGAGGCCGCGGCTGCACCACCAGCACCACCTGCCGATGTTCAGTTGCTTACGGAGATAAGAGATCTGTTAAAGAAATAA
- a CDS encoding DUF4174 domain-containing protein, which translates to MTLSLNQQLEWLSAEKAGCDERDIQILKVHIQKVAKSELDRFSVNEKFTVVLMGKDGTEKYRSEEPVPTKTLFGLIDQMPMRQSELKRKGVSPY; encoded by the coding sequence ATGACATTATCATTAAATCAACAATTGGAATGGCTTTCAGCTGAAAAGGCAGGTTGTGATGAACGGGATATACAAATTCTCAAGGTTCACATACAAAAAGTCGCAAAAAGTGAACTTGATAGGTTTTCGGTTAATGAGAAGTTTACCGTAGTGCTTATGGGGAAAGATGGTACAGAAAAGTACCGCAGCGAAGAACCTGTACCAACAAAAACACTTTTTGGGCTCATTGATCAGATGCCCATGCGACAATCAGAACTGAAAAGAAAGGGTGTTAGTCCTTACTGA
- a CDS encoding DUF3108 domain-containing protein, which translates to MRLLGLSAFLFIILTAFTQSERVNDIYPYVPNNSFGKGEVLEYKMSYGIFNIGKGRTVIHDTYHKMNDRHCFKVDVYGKTTGMVDWVADVDDQWGAYIDTIALVPHMSYRKIREGKYKKDEVVNFNHEKAKIEAKVLNQKTGQYKEPKFYDAPPQVRDLIAGFMYMRTQDFSKVKVNDTIVVKGFFEDTLYELKILYKGKETVKTKAGKFNAIVLKPLMPDNKMFSGENSITAWFSDDKNRIPIKISANMFIGSAGVELTSYSGLRNPINRIK; encoded by the coding sequence ATGCGTCTGCTTGGCTTAAGCGCTTTCCTGTTTATCATCCTTACTGCTTTCACTCAAAGTGAGCGGGTAAACGACATTTATCCCTATGTCCCGAATAACAGTTTTGGTAAGGGTGAAGTGCTGGAGTACAAAATGAGCTACGGCATCTTCAACATTGGAAAGGGCAGAACGGTCATCCACGACACCTACCATAAAATGAACGACCGCCACTGTTTCAAGGTGGATGTGTATGGCAAAACTACGGGTATGGTAGATTGGGTTGCAGATGTAGACGATCAATGGGGTGCCTACATTGATACCATCGCACTGGTTCCGCACATGTCTTATCGTAAAATACGGGAAGGAAAATACAAAAAGGATGAGGTTGTAAACTTTAATCACGAAAAGGCAAAGATCGAAGCTAAAGTGTTGAACCAAAAAACAGGTCAGTACAAGGAACCCAAATTTTATGATGCTCCTCCGCAGGTGCGCGATCTGATTGCCGGGTTTATGTACATGCGTACACAGGATTTCAGTAAAGTAAAAGTGAATGACACCATTGTGGTAAAAGGCTTTTTTGAAGATACCCTCTATGAGTTAAAGATTCTGTATAAGGGAAAAGAAACGGTGAAAACCAAAGCCGGAAAGTTTAATGCCATAGTTCTAAAGCCCCTCATGCCCGACAATAAAATGTTCAGCGGGGAGAATTCCATAACAGCATGGTTTTCGGATGATAAGAATCGAATACCCATTAAGATCAGCGCCAATATGTTTATTGGCAGTGCAGGTGTTGAACTCACCTCATACTCCGGCCTTCGCAACCCGATTAATCGCATCAAGTAA
- a CDS encoding 2,3,4,5-tetrahydropyridine-2,6-dicarboxylate N-succinyltransferase, with the protein MELKQIIEKTWDDRSLLQHPEHQAAIRTVVEKLDKGELRVAQPTEDSWQVNEWVKKAVILYFPIQQMETIEVGPFEFHDKIALKKNYKALGVRVVPHAIARYGAYVSKGVIMMPSYVNIGAYVDEGTMVDTWATVGSCAQIGKNVHLSGGVGIGGVLEPVQAAPVIIEDNAFIGSRCIVVEGVRVGKEAVLGANVVLTASSKIIDVTGSSPVEYKGYVPERSVVIPGSYAKKFPAGEFSVGCALIIGKRKESTDKKTSLNDALRENNVSV; encoded by the coding sequence ATGGAATTAAAACAGATCATTGAAAAGACATGGGATGACAGAAGTCTGCTGCAACACCCCGAACACCAGGCCGCCATACGCACGGTTGTGGAGAAGCTGGATAAGGGTGAACTGCGGGTTGCCCAGCCAACCGAAGATAGCTGGCAAGTGAACGAATGGGTGAAGAAGGCGGTGATCCTGTATTTTCCGATCCAACAAATGGAAACCATTGAAGTTGGTCCGTTTGAATTTCACGACAAGATTGCATTGAAGAAAAACTATAAAGCCCTGGGGGTGCGCGTGGTTCCGCATGCCATTGCCCGATACGGTGCTTATGTGAGTAAAGGCGTTATCATGATGCCTTCTTATGTAAATATTGGTGCGTATGTAGACGAAGGAACCATGGTTGATACCTGGGCCACTGTGGGGAGTTGTGCACAGATAGGCAAGAATGTTCACCTGAGTGGGGGTGTGGGAATTGGTGGCGTGTTGGAGCCGGTTCAGGCTGCGCCTGTAATCATTGAGGACAATGCCTTTATCGGATCGCGATGCATTGTAGTGGAAGGTGTACGCGTTGGCAAAGAAGCTGTGTTGGGTGCTAACGTTGTGCTAACCGCCAGTTCCAAAATCATTGATGTCACCGGGTCGTCTCCGGTAGAATACAAGGGTTATGTACCCGAACGTTCTGTAGTTATTCCCGGATCCTACGCCAAGAAATTTCCGGCTGGCGAATTTTCCGTGGGCTGTGCCTTGATTATTGGCAAGCGTAAGGAGAGCACCGACAAAAAAACATCGCTGAATGACGCCTTACGCGAAAATAATGTGTCGGTTTAG
- a CDS encoding glycosyltransferase — MPQVSKISRIVLASILKPVDETRMFEKIGSSLALAGHEVHLIGFPSAKVTESNSKISLHPISSHPFKRLSLTRLFASLRVLRMVLKLKPDYFIITTHELLFTALWCKLITGCKVLYDVQENYYRNIRYTTAFPIGLRSVLALWVRLKERLLRPIITTYILAEKGYAEEMPFMKPHLVLENKITKATADQYRKKQQSGYAHLLFTGTLAETTGVFHAIRLTEELHKLDDSFTLTIIGHAPSTSVHNQLLKLSEQKNFIQYRGSEQPIPHESILNAIHKADFGIIWYPPNPSTACSIPTKLYEYMGLHLPVLISHNAQSEALVEQNKTGMVLNQKSDYQQLISEMKNFRFPVSQENLYFDQDVPSLIQLLGYNK; from the coding sequence TTGCCGCAAGTAAGCAAAATCAGCAGAATAGTACTTGCATCCATACTGAAACCTGTGGATGAAACCCGCATGTTTGAGAAAATCGGGAGTTCCTTGGCACTTGCAGGGCATGAGGTACATCTAATTGGCTTTCCGTCAGCAAAAGTCACCGAGTCCAATTCAAAAATCAGTCTACACCCTATTTCCTCGCATCCATTTAAGCGACTTAGCTTAACCCGGTTATTCGCATCACTTCGGGTGCTCCGTATGGTTCTAAAACTAAAGCCCGATTATTTCATCATCACCACGCATGAACTATTGTTTACAGCGCTATGGTGTAAACTCATTACGGGGTGCAAGGTGCTATACGATGTACAGGAAAACTATTACCGTAACATCCGGTATACAACGGCCTTTCCTATTGGGCTAAGATCAGTACTCGCCTTGTGGGTACGACTAAAAGAACGGTTATTGCGCCCCATCATCACAACATACATACTGGCTGAAAAAGGGTATGCAGAAGAAATGCCCTTTATGAAGCCACACCTGGTACTCGAAAACAAAATCACAAAGGCTACAGCAGATCAATACAGGAAGAAGCAGCAAAGTGGTTACGCACACCTGCTGTTTACCGGCACATTAGCTGAAACGACTGGTGTATTTCACGCCATCCGGTTAACGGAAGAGCTGCACAAACTTGACGACTCGTTTACACTTACCATTATTGGGCATGCGCCATCTACTTCTGTTCACAACCAGCTGTTAAAGCTGAGCGAACAAAAAAACTTCATTCAGTACCGGGGAAGTGAACAGCCCATACCGCATGAATCCATTTTGAATGCCATTCATAAGGCCGATTTCGGTATTATCTGGTATCCGCCAAACCCCAGTACGGCTTGCTCCATCCCCACCAAGCTATATGAATACATGGGGCTCCATCTTCCTGTTTTGATCTCGCACAATGCACAATCAGAAGCATTGGTAGAGCAAAACAAAACAGGAATGGTTCTTAATCAAAAATCAGATTATCAACAACTTATATCAGAAATGAAAAACTTCAGGTTCCCCGTGAGCCAGGAGAACCTGTACTTTGATCAGGATGTACCTTCGCTCATCCAGCTTTTGGGATATAATAAATAA
- a CDS encoding metal-dependent transcriptional regulator, whose amino-acid sequence MLSLTEENYLKAIYHLSDGGTKSVLTNEIAESIQTKPASVTDMVKKLAVKNLITYEKYYGVKVTRQGKSEALTIIRKHRLWETFLVEKLGFDWGQVHDVAEQLEHIQSPLLIEKLDEFLGFPSADPHGHPIPDKNGKFHISRQIPLAEATGKKSIARAVKNSSPSFLDYLSKIGIYIGATIQILERMEFDGSLEIMIDGKKKVYISKEASENILVTE is encoded by the coding sequence ATGCTTAGTCTAACCGAAGAAAACTACCTCAAAGCCATTTACCACCTTTCAGACGGTGGCACGAAATCCGTGCTCACCAATGAAATCGCGGAATCGATTCAAACCAAACCTGCATCGGTTACCGACATGGTAAAAAAACTGGCCGTGAAAAACCTGATCACCTATGAAAAGTACTACGGTGTAAAGGTGACGCGCCAGGGAAAATCGGAAGCACTTACCATTATCCGGAAGCACCGGCTATGGGAAACCTTTCTGGTAGAAAAACTGGGGTTCGATTGGGGACAGGTTCATGATGTGGCTGAACAACTGGAACACATTCAGTCGCCTTTGTTAATTGAAAAGCTGGATGAGTTTCTCGGCTTTCCATCAGCCGATCCGCACGGGCATCCAATACCGGATAAGAACGGTAAATTTCACATTTCGCGACAAATCCCGTTAGCAGAAGCCACCGGAAAAAAATCCATTGCACGTGCTGTGAAAAACAGCTCTCCCTCCTTCCTGGATTACCTGAGCAAAATTGGCATTTACATCGGGGCAACCATTCAAATACTGGAACGGATGGAGTTTGATGGATCGCTGGAAATCATGATTGACGGAAAGAAAAAAGTGTACATCTCAAAGGAGGCCAGTGAAAATATACTGGTGACAGAATGA
- a CDS encoding zinc ABC transporter substrate-binding protein has translation MIRILFGASLIFLAACSSKPETQEQEVLKIVTTTGMIQDAVKNITGVHAQVEALMGPGVDPHLYKATQGDLKKLTEADVVFYNGLHLEGKMGEVLEKLSRTKPVLAVAASLPDSILLEVEGFEGITDPHIWFDVKLWREAVQTIHTYMVEIDSTHKAYYDSAAHAYTMQLDSLHGAVSAQLLTIPEEQRVLITAHDAFGYFGRAYNIQVRGLQGISTVAEFGLRDVTELVDFIIERKIKAIFVESSISPKSIQAVEEGCRKKNWQVKIGGNLYSDAMGDPGTPEGTYIGMVNANVKTIVEALK, from the coding sequence ATGATTCGGATATTATTTGGAGCGTCTCTTATTTTTTTGGCTGCCTGTTCTTCCAAACCGGAAACTCAGGAGCAAGAGGTATTGAAAATTGTTACCACCACCGGCATGATTCAGGATGCCGTGAAAAACATTACCGGTGTACATGCGCAGGTGGAAGCCTTGATGGGCCCGGGGGTTGATCCGCATTTGTACAAAGCCACACAAGGCGATTTAAAGAAGCTAACGGAAGCGGATGTTGTCTTCTACAACGGACTTCACCTCGAGGGCAAGATGGGTGAAGTATTGGAAAAACTATCGCGAACGAAACCGGTGCTGGCCGTTGCCGCTTCCCTACCCGACAGCATTTTGCTGGAAGTGGAAGGATTTGAAGGCATCACCGACCCGCACATCTGGTTTGATGTAAAGCTTTGGCGCGAAGCGGTACAAACCATTCACACCTACATGGTTGAAATTGATTCCACACACAAAGCATACTACGATTCTGCAGCACATGCGTACACCATGCAATTGGATTCCTTGCATGGGGCGGTAAGTGCACAACTGTTAACCATTCCTGAAGAGCAACGCGTATTGATTACCGCACATGATGCATTCGGTTATTTTGGTCGCGCCTACAACATTCAGGTGCGTGGCCTTCAGGGCATTTCAACAGTAGCCGAATTTGGCTTACGCGATGTTACGGAGCTGGTAGATTTCATTATTGAAAGAAAGATCAAAGCCATTTTTGTAGAATCATCCATCTCACCGAAATCAATTCAAGCAGTTGAAGAAGGATGCCGGAAGAAAAACTGGCAAGTTAAAATTGGTGGCAACCTCTACTCCGATGCCATGGGTGATCCGGGTACGCCCGAAGGAACTTACATCGGGATGGTCAATGCCAACGTGAAGACCATCGTTGAGGCCTTGAAATAG
- a CDS encoding metal ABC transporter ATP-binding protein yields MNTALEIHDLTVAFDRKPVLWNIDLLVPQGKLVGIIGPNGAGKSTLIKAAMGILPLSSGFVKLFDKPLNEIRDRVSYVPQRESVDWDFPASVMDVVLMGRYAKLGLFKRPRKADKDVAMDCLKKVGMEGFINRQISQLSGGQQQRTFLARALAQQADLYFMDEPFAGVDAATEKAIVTLLREMTAQNKTVIVVHHDLQSVSQYFDWVVMLNTRLVASGPTETTFTTENLESTYGGKLTLLTDVADLMRREDYPSREENVLKP; encoded by the coding sequence ATGAATACCGCATTAGAAATACATGACCTTACCGTTGCCTTCGATCGCAAACCTGTGCTCTGGAATATCGATTTGTTAGTTCCGCAAGGAAAACTTGTTGGGATCATCGGTCCAAATGGAGCTGGTAAATCAACGCTTATTAAAGCAGCTATGGGTATACTCCCACTCAGCAGCGGATTTGTAAAACTTTTTGATAAACCGCTGAACGAGATACGCGACCGAGTGAGTTACGTACCACAACGCGAGTCTGTCGATTGGGATTTTCCGGCTTCTGTGATGGATGTGGTGTTGATGGGGCGTTACGCGAAACTAGGTTTGTTCAAACGTCCGCGCAAAGCGGATAAAGATGTGGCCATGGATTGCTTGAAAAAGGTTGGCATGGAAGGGTTTATCAACCGACAGATATCGCAGCTTTCTGGCGGGCAACAACAGCGAACGTTTTTAGCACGTGCATTGGCGCAACAGGCTGATTTGTATTTTATGGATGAACCTTTTGCCGGTGTGGATGCGGCCACCGAAAAAGCAATTGTTACACTGCTTCGGGAAATGACCGCTCAAAATAAAACGGTCATTGTAGTGCATCACGATCTTCAATCGGTAAGCCAGTATTTTGATTGGGTGGTGATGTTGAACACACGCCTCGTAGCATCGGGTCCAACTGAAACAACGTTTACAACCGAAAACCTGGAATCAACCTATGGTGGTAAATTAACCTTGCTCACCGATGTAGCCGATTTGATGCGAAGAGAGGACTATCCAAGCCGCGAAGAAAATGTGTTGAAGCCATGA
- a CDS encoding iron chelate uptake ABC transporter family permease subunit translates to MNTLWEFLSFSDPNIRYVALGSILLTASSALVGSFTFLNKKSLVGDAIAHAVLPGICLGFIMTGTKNPVALIIGAFVTGWISVVLVEYITNKTRIKEDTAIGLILSVFFGIGILMLTVIQKSGNASQSGLDHFLFGKAASLVGSDLITFSAVAIILVIMVFLLFKEFSVLAFDKDYARSIGLPVKAIELVLTSLIVLAVVIGIQAVGVVLMAAILITPAAAARFWTDKIAVMFLLASIFGAVSGLSGAFISYTAPAMPTGPWIVIVISTIAFISFFMAPGRGVIGRYWRQRRLRKMINEENVLKILYQLGEESKHFFIPRLTDEIIRRRFYDKQTLLNILKRLTRQGYIERTRNVWALTEEGKNRAQRVVKIHRLWELYLTTYMHIAPDHVHEDADTIEHLLTPELEERLEKLLGYPKVDPHQSTIPYNN, encoded by the coding sequence ATGAATACGCTGTGGGAATTTTTGTCGTTCAGTGATCCGAACATCCGCTACGTGGCACTTGGTTCAATTTTGCTTACAGCCAGCTCAGCATTGGTAGGGTCTTTTACTTTTCTCAACAAAAAATCGTTGGTGGGCGATGCCATTGCCCATGCTGTCTTACCCGGTATTTGTCTCGGGTTTATTATGACCGGCACAAAAAATCCGGTAGCCTTGATCATTGGCGCTTTTGTTACCGGCTGGATTTCAGTTGTATTGGTAGAGTACATCACCAATAAAACAAGAATCAAGGAAGATACAGCCATCGGATTAATTCTGTCAGTTTTTTTTGGTATTGGCATTCTGATGCTTACCGTGATTCAAAAAAGCGGCAACGCATCACAATCCGGTTTAGATCATTTCTTATTTGGAAAGGCAGCTTCCCTCGTGGGCAGCGATTTAATCACCTTCAGTGCAGTGGCCATTATTCTGGTCATTATGGTATTTCTTTTGTTTAAAGAATTTTCAGTGCTGGCTTTTGATAAGGATTATGCCCGATCAATTGGTTTGCCGGTAAAAGCAATTGAGCTTGTTCTTACTTCGTTGATTGTGTTGGCTGTGGTTATCGGCATTCAGGCGGTTGGTGTTGTGCTCATGGCGGCCATTTTAATTACACCTGCTGCGGCCGCACGATTCTGGACTGACAAAATCGCGGTGATGTTTTTACTGGCAAGCATCTTTGGGGCCGTCAGCGGGCTCAGTGGCGCATTTATTTCTTACACAGCCCCAGCCATGCCCACCGGACCGTGGATTGTTATTGTGATATCAACCATCGCCTTTATCTCGTTCTTTATGGCTCCGGGGCGTGGTGTAATCGGTCGGTATTGGCGGCAACGCAGACTACGGAAAATGATCAATGAAGAAAACGTATTAAAAATTCTGTATCAGTTAGGCGAAGAGAGTAAGCATTTCTTTATTCCGCGGTTAACCGATGAAATTATACGAAGACGTTTTTATGATAAGCAAACCCTGCTGAACATTTTAAAGCGACTAACCCGACAGGGATATATTGAACGCACACGAAATGTTTGGGCATTAACAGAGGAAGGAAAAAATCGGGCACAACGTGTAGTTAAAATTCACCGCTTGTGGGAGTTGTACCTCACTACCTACATGCACATCGCGCCCGATCATGTTCACGAAGATGCTGACACCATAGAACACTTGCTGACACCCGAACTGGAAGAGCGACTGGAAAAACTATTGGGCTATCCGAAAGTGGACCCGCACCAATCGACTATACCGTACAACAATTAA
- a CDS encoding four helix bundle protein: MDKENVILVKSYQFGLRIVKLHLHLSKGLKQFEISSQVLRSGTSIGANIEEATGGSSRKDFINKMNIAYKEARETKYWLRLLRDSEIIEISLAESLINDCEELLKILFSIINTSRKT, translated from the coding sequence ATGGATAAGGAGAACGTGATACTGGTTAAGTCTTATCAATTCGGTTTGCGGATTGTGAAGCTGCACCTTCACTTATCCAAGGGATTGAAGCAATTTGAAATCTCAAGCCAGGTTTTACGAAGTGGAACATCTATTGGAGCAAATATTGAAGAAGCTACGGGTGGTTCATCCCGCAAGGATTTTATAAACAAAATGAACATTGCCTATAAAGAAGCACGAGAAACAAAATATTGGCTTCGCTTATTAAGGGATTCAGAAATAATTGAAATCAGTCTCGCTGAATCATTAATAAATGATTGCGAAGAACTCTTAAAAATCCTTTTTAGCATTATCAACACATCACGTAAAACGTAG
- a CDS encoding metal ABC transporter permease: MNDLYIILTATLVSASCALLGSFLILRKMAMVGDAISHAVLPGIVIAFLLSGSRDSVTMLLGAGVIGIFTTFLIEFFHKKARLQTDASIGVTFTWLFAIGVVMISLFAGKVDLDQDCVLYGEIAYVPLDVIITPDGTNIGPKALYVSGIILIVNVLFVLLFYRKLFLTTFDPAYAQAIGISTALWHYALMGAVSMTTVASFESVGAILVVALLIAPAATAYLLTDNFKIMLLLSCIIGAVASITGYYLAVWLDGSIAGAIATMSGVIFGFVLIFSPTYGLFFRKIKAGVH, from the coding sequence ATGAACGACCTCTACATCATACTAACCGCCACACTTGTTTCTGCAAGCTGTGCTTTGCTGGGAAGTTTTTTGATTTTGCGCAAGATGGCTATGGTGGGTGACGCCATTTCACATGCAGTTTTACCGGGGATTGTTATTGCATTTTTATTATCGGGTTCAAGAGATTCCGTTACCATGTTACTTGGCGCTGGAGTAATTGGCATCTTTACTACTTTCCTGATCGAATTCTTTCACAAAAAGGCACGCTTGCAAACCGATGCCTCCATTGGGGTAACGTTTACGTGGTTGTTCGCGATTGGTGTAGTCATGATTTCCCTGTTTGCAGGAAAAGTTGACCTTGATCAGGATTGCGTGCTCTATGGAGAAATTGCCTATGTGCCGTTGGATGTCATCATCACACCCGATGGAACCAACATTGGTCCAAAGGCCTTGTATGTATCAGGCATTATTTTGATCGTGAATGTGTTGTTTGTGCTACTGTTTTACCGAAAGTTATTTCTAACGACTTTCGATCCTGCATATGCTCAAGCTATTGGAATCTCCACCGCACTCTGGCATTATGCGCTGATGGGTGCCGTGTCCATGACCACTGTTGCTTCATTTGAATCAGTGGGCGCCATATTGGTTGTCGCCTTATTAATCGCTCCCGCAGCTACTGCCTATCTACTAACTGATAATTTTAAAATCATGCTTTTATTGTCTTGTATAATCGGGGCTGTTGCCTCTATTACCGGCTATTACCTGGCAGTTTGGCTTGACGGCTCTATTGCAGGAGCAATTGCTACCATGAGTGGAGTAATCTTTGGCTTTGTACTCATCTTCTCTCCTACATACGGACTGTTCTTTAGAAAAATCAAAGCCGGTGTTCATTGA